One window of the Syntrophorhabdales bacterium genome contains the following:
- a CDS encoding PAC2 family protein, with amino-acid sequence MRIGAFELSGPVPELHEPYAIVILHPWIDVNNVGTMVLDELETRYEARELARLANPGHFFDFTRYRPTLIREEGIRKVTVPNVTVRYARREGDHDLFFLHLLEPHALSEMYVGSILELLTRCKVKKYILIGSMYDVVPHTRPLIVNGGATGKEALQDLKKSGAFESTYEGPTTITFLIMQKAPDLGVETISFIVSLPQYAVLEEDYVGKLRLMEILNVLYGIPIDKKDFEKALEQRGLINQRVDATPTLKSLLPQLETLYEERIRSKEGESLPRLTSEMEELLWKTMGKDVGKA; translated from the coding sequence ATGAGAATCGGAGCTTTTGAACTGAGCGGACCAGTCCCCGAGTTGCATGAGCCGTACGCCATTGTTATTCTTCACCCCTGGATTGATGTGAACAATGTCGGAACCATGGTGCTTGATGAGCTGGAGACCCGCTATGAGGCAAGGGAGCTGGCAAGGCTCGCCAATCCCGGTCATTTCTTCGATTTTACCCGTTACCGCCCTACGCTTATACGCGAAGAGGGTATCCGCAAAGTGACCGTACCCAATGTAACTGTTCGCTACGCGAGGAGAGAAGGAGATCACGATCTTTTCTTTCTTCATCTCCTCGAACCCCATGCGCTATCAGAAATGTATGTCGGCTCCATCCTGGAACTACTGACGAGATGCAAGGTGAAGAAGTACATCCTTATCGGAAGCATGTATGACGTGGTCCCCCATACAAGGCCGCTGATAGTCAATGGTGGTGCGACGGGAAAGGAGGCTCTTCAGGACTTGAAAAAATCGGGCGCCTTCGAGAGCACCTATGAAGGCCCTACGACTATCACGTTTCTGATCATGCAGAAAGCACCAGACCTTGGTGTGGAGACCATCTCATTTATTGTCTCCCTGCCTCAGTACGCTGTATTGGAGGAGGATTATGTGGGCAAGCTGAGGCTGATGGAAATTCTGAACGTGCTCTACGGCATCCCGATTGATAAGAAAGACTTCGAGAAAGCCCTTGAACAGCGCGGGCTGATCAACCAGCGGGTGGACGCAACGCCGACATTGAAAAGTCTCCTTCCCCAACTGGAGACTCTGTACGAAGAGCGGATCAGGTCGAAGGAGGGCGAGTCACTGCCCAGACTCACCTCAGAG